A region from the Lycium barbarum isolate Lr01 chromosome 8, ASM1917538v2, whole genome shotgun sequence genome encodes:
- the LOC132605114 gene encoding uncharacterized protein LOC132605114 — protein MLTWHTLYINLLFPPQNDNFFQKISIFFFFFFFLRLFQVQMTITRNMEDVQNFLQENPNIREENKIIGSFFHGNNIFILTNEEEQKEEDCNYNNDENPSIYVFDCEDIDDDDNNNNINEPQGTMETAIYWESQEALLQEILEQYRLIGSKVRKGITRNVERSREGNICECSNPKVGASCAKCFRKRVVHHLYEKGFNASLCTSKWNHTSKMPGGRHEYIEVIASTQGRKKKVPLLIELEFRDEFKMAKACKEYSKLISQLPEVFIGKSEHLNAIVRLMCDAAKRSTAQQRIHLGPWRKRNFMQMKWSSYNSEKRIDNQITLSKLREEVLLSDVRPAGLEFANGTAVKVA, from the exons ATGCTGACTTGGCATACACTATATATAAATTTACTCTTCCCTCCACAAAACGACAATTTCTTTCAAAAgatatccatttttttttttttttttttttttctacgtCTATTTCAGGTTCAAATGACCATTACAAGAAACATGGAGGATGTTCAGAATTTTCTTCAAGAAAATCCAAATATCAGAGAAGAAAATAAGATCATAGGCAGTTTCTTTCATGGGAATAATATCTTTATACTTACAAATGAAgaagaacaaaaagaagaagattgCAATTACAATAATGATGAAAATCCCTCTATATATGTATTTGATTGTgaggatattgatgatgatgataataataataatattaatgagCCACAAGGCACCATGGAAACAGCTATCTATTGGGAATCACAAGAAGCCCTGCTTCAG GAAATATTGGAGCAGTATAGGTTGATTGGATCAAAAGTACGAAAAGGGATAACAAGAAATGTAGAACGATCTAGAGAGGGAAATATATGTGAATGCTCAAATCCAAAAGTAGGTGCATCATGTGCTAAGTGCTTCAGAAAAAGAGTTGTGCATCACCTCTATGAAAAGGGTTTCAATGCTAGCCTTTGTACTTCCAAATGGAACCACACCTCCAAGATGCCAGGAG GGAGACACGAATACATAGAAGTGATCGCAAGCACACAGGGAAGAAAGAAGAAAGTTCCATTGTTGATAGAATTGGAATTCCGAGATGAATTCAAGATGGCAAAAGCATGCAAAGAATACTCAAAACTGATAAGCCAATTGCCGGAGGTATTCATAGGGAAATCTGAGCACTTAAATGCCATTGTTCGATTGATGTGTGATGCAGCAAAGAGATCAACAGCACAACAAAGGATCCATTTGGGTCCATGGAGAAAGAGGAACTTCATGCAGATGAAATGGTCATCTTATAATTCAGAAAAGAGAATTGATAATCAAATTACTTTGAGTAAACTAAGGGAAGAAGTACTCTTGAGTGATGTTAGGCCTGCTGGTTTGGAGTTTGCTAATGGAACTGCTGTCAAAGTTGCAtaa